A genomic region of Photobacterium swingsii contains the following coding sequences:
- the glnA gene encoding glutamate--ammonia ligase encodes MSVENVLALIQENEVKFIDLRFTDTKGKEQHISIPSHQIDADFFEEGKMFDGSSVAGWKGINESDMVMMPDASSAVLDPFTEDATLNIRCDILEPATMQGYDRDPRSIAKRAEEFMRSTGLADNVLVGPEPEFFLFDDVKFNTDMSGSFFKIDDVEAAWNTGSDFDGGNKGHRPGVKGGYFPVAPVDSSQDIRSAMCLIMEEMGLVVEAHHHEVATAGQNEIATRFNTLTTKADEIQVYKYVVHNVAHAFGKTATFMPKPLVGDNGSGMHVHMSLAKDGQNLFAGDKYGGLSEMALYYIGGIIKHARAINAFANPATNSYKRLVPGFEAPVMLAYSARNRSASIRIPVVPSPKARRIEVRFGDPAANPYLAFAAMLMAGLDGIQNKIHPGEAMDKDLYDLPAEEAAEIPTVAESLQGALQSLDEDREFLTSGGVFSNDFIDSYIELKSQDVARVNMTTHPLEFELYYSV; translated from the coding sequence ATGTCAGTTGAAAACGTACTAGCGCTGATCCAGGAAAATGAAGTTAAGTTTATTGACCTACGTTTTACCGATACCAAAGGTAAAGAGCAGCACATCTCTATTCCTTCTCACCAAATCGACGCCGATTTTTTTGAAGAAGGTAAAATGTTTGATGGTTCATCGGTTGCTGGCTGGAAAGGCATAAATGAATCAGACATGGTGATGATGCCAGACGCATCAAGCGCGGTACTTGACCCATTCACGGAAGATGCAACACTGAATATTCGTTGTGACATCCTAGAGCCTGCAACTATGCAAGGCTACGACCGTGACCCTCGTTCTATCGCGAAACGTGCCGAAGAGTTCATGCGCTCAACAGGTCTTGCAGATAATGTGCTTGTTGGTCCTGAGCCAGAGTTCTTCTTGTTTGATGACGTGAAGTTCAACACTGACATGTCAGGCTCTTTCTTCAAGATTGATGACGTAGAAGCCGCTTGGAACACAGGTTCTGATTTCGATGGCGGTAACAAAGGCCACCGTCCTGGCGTGAAAGGCGGTTACTTCCCTGTTGCACCGGTTGATTCATCACAAGACATCCGCTCTGCTATGTGTTTAATCATGGAAGAAATGGGACTGGTTGTTGAAGCTCACCACCACGAAGTGGCAACGGCGGGTCAGAATGAAATCGCTACGCGTTTCAATACCCTAACAACCAAAGCAGATGAAATCCAAGTGTACAAATACGTTGTTCACAACGTTGCACACGCCTTTGGTAAAACTGCGACCTTCATGCCTAAACCACTTGTGGGTGATAACGGCAGCGGTATGCACGTTCACATGTCACTCGCTAAAGACGGTCAAAACCTGTTCGCTGGTGACAAGTACGGCGGCCTATCTGAAATGGCGCTTTACTACATTGGCGGTATCATCAAGCACGCACGTGCCATCAACGCCTTTGCTAACCCAGCAACAAACTCATACAAGCGTCTTGTCCCAGGCTTCGAAGCACCAGTAATGCTGGCTTACTCTGCACGTAACCGTTCAGCGTCAATCCGTATTCCAGTTGTACCTAGCCCGAAAGCACGTCGTATCGAAGTACGCTTCGGTGACCCAGCAGCAAACCCATACCTAGCATTCGCCGCAATGCTAATGGCTGGCCTAGACGGTATCCAGAACAAAATCCACCCGGGTGAAGCGATGGATAAAGATCTGTACGACCTACCAGCAGAAGAAGCAGCAGAAATCCCAACCGTTGCTGAATCACTACAGGGCGCACTACAGTCACTAGACGAAGACCGTGAGTTCCTAACATCTGGCGGTGTGTTCTCTAATGACTTTATCGACTCTTACATTGAGCTAAAATCTCAAGATGTTGCACGAGTGAACATGACCACGCACCCACTTGAGTTTGAACTTTACTACTCAGTATAA
- a CDS encoding DUF4124 domain-containing protein, whose product MFKPWFPVIALLIASLTTFAHAKIYTWTDEHGTVHFSDQPNDQATEANISVPTPAPKTPQPPSPPNTTAHEEERHLLFDTELPKHTTTSSIQIMSPLHEQTIRNNEGIITLSAVANRTMDKGHTAKLYLDGKAYGKSQTRLDWRLVDIDRGSHQLQVKLLKYGKVIASSEKITVFLHRASRLHPRGP is encoded by the coding sequence GTGTTCAAACCATGGTTTCCGGTCATTGCTCTACTTATTGCCAGCCTCACCACCTTTGCCCACGCTAAAATCTATACGTGGACCGACGAACACGGCACCGTCCATTTCTCTGATCAACCCAATGACCAAGCCACAGAAGCCAACATCAGCGTACCAACACCGGCCCCCAAAACACCGCAACCTCCCTCTCCCCCAAACACGACTGCGCATGAAGAAGAGCGCCACCTACTGTTTGACACTGAGTTACCCAAGCACACCACAACATCCAGTATTCAAATCATGTCACCGCTGCATGAACAAACCATTCGCAATAATGAAGGCATCATTACGCTGTCTGCCGTTGCCAATCGCACTATGGATAAAGGGCATACTGCTAAGTTGTATCTCGATGGTAAAGCCTATGGCAAAAGCCAAACACGGCTCGATTGGCGCTTAGTGGATATCGATCGTGGCAGTCATCAACTTCAAGTTAAGTTATTAAAATACGGCAAGGTTATTGCATCGTCAGAAAAGATAACTGTCTTTCTGCATCGTGCTTCGCGCCTGCATCCTAGGGGGCCATAA
- the glnL gene encoding nitrogen regulation protein NR(II), with protein MTAEFTPLILDNLVTAILLLDEELTIRYVNPATEQLFASSQRRLTHSHFPDLLQHSSLDLGLVQATLQSGQGLADSDVSFVIDGRHHTLELNASPVSWQKELLILLELKPIDQQRRISQEQSQYVQQQAAKELVRGLAHEIKNPLGGLRGAAQLLEKTLPDPSYTEYTQMIIEQADRLRNLVDRLLGPQRPGNRQVDNIHVVLEKVRQLVSLDNNDGITIARDYDPSLPDFTMDPEQLEQALLNIVSNAALALRDTEQGHITLKTRTAHQALIHGKRFRVAAKIDIIDNGPGIPSDIQDTLFYPMVTGRDGGTGLGLSIARNLIDQHQGKIEVLSWPGHTQFTIFLPIKQSQ; from the coding sequence GTGACTGCTGAATTTACGCCGCTAATTTTAGACAATCTGGTAACTGCGATCCTGCTGCTCGATGAAGAGTTAACCATTCGCTATGTTAACCCTGCGACCGAGCAGCTGTTTGCTTCCAGTCAGCGACGACTCACTCACAGTCACTTTCCTGACCTATTGCAGCACTCATCACTCGATCTTGGTTTAGTGCAAGCAACCTTACAAAGTGGACAAGGACTTGCTGACAGCGATGTTTCCTTTGTCATCGATGGTCGTCATCACACCTTAGAACTCAACGCCAGTCCGGTCTCATGGCAAAAAGAGCTGCTGATTTTATTGGAACTCAAGCCTATCGATCAGCAACGTCGAATTAGCCAAGAGCAAAGCCAGTACGTACAGCAACAAGCCGCCAAAGAGCTGGTGCGAGGGCTAGCACATGAAATCAAAAACCCCTTAGGAGGCTTACGTGGTGCGGCACAGCTACTAGAGAAAACCCTGCCCGATCCCAGCTATACCGAATACACCCAAATGATCATCGAACAAGCGGACAGGCTAAGAAACTTAGTCGATCGCTTATTAGGACCTCAGCGCCCAGGCAATCGTCAGGTCGATAATATTCACGTCGTGTTAGAGAAAGTGCGCCAGCTTGTGAGCCTCGACAATAACGATGGCATCACGATTGCCCGTGACTATGATCCCAGCCTGCCCGATTTCACTATGGATCCAGAGCAACTCGAACAAGCGCTACTCAATATTGTCAGTAATGCTGCGCTCGCATTGCGTGATACTGAGCAAGGCCATATCACACTGAAAACACGTACCGCCCATCAAGCTTTGATTCACGGTAAGCGTTTTCGCGTCGCCGCAAAAATCGACATTATTGATAATGGCCCAGGGATCCCAAGTGATATTCAAGACACCTTATTTTACCCCATGGTCACCGGCCGTGATGGCGGAACAGGGCTGGGGTTATCGATAGCGCGTAATCTCATCGATCAGCACCAAGGGAAAATTGAGGTATTAAGTTGGCCCGGTCATACCCAATTCACCATCTTTCTTCCGATAAAACAATCACAATAA
- the glnG gene encoding nitrogen regulation protein NR(I) gives MSKGMIWVVDDDSSIRWVLERTLIAAGMRCETFADADSVLDALERSVPDVLVSDIRMPGTDGLTLLKGLQQDHPTLPVIIMTAHSDLDAAVNAYQEGAFEYLPKPFDIDETVSLVERAVSHSQEQKRQQPEQVLKPAPEIIGEAPAMQEVFRAIGRLSRSSISVLINGESGTGKELVAHALHRHSPRKNNAFIALNMAAIPKDLIESELFGHEKGAFTGANSVRQGRFEQANGGTLFLDEIGDMPLDIQTRLLRVLADGQFYRVGGHSPVNVDVRIIAATHQHLERLVAEGDFREDLFHRLNVIRVHLPALKDRRQDIPQLTQHFLQRASDELAVEMKTLHPSTEVILSDLDWPGNVRQLENTCRWLTVMASGKEILPADLPPELSQPTTAVQTGDQPDWHHALANWAKDALSHGEHDLLSEALPAFEKILLDTALAHTHGHKQEAAKLLGWGRNTLTRKLKELDIH, from the coding sequence ATGAGCAAAGGAATGATTTGGGTTGTCGATGACGACAGTTCAATCCGCTGGGTGTTAGAACGCACCTTAATTGCCGCAGGCATGCGCTGCGAGACCTTCGCCGATGCGGACAGCGTGCTCGACGCATTAGAGCGTAGCGTACCCGATGTACTCGTCTCTGATATTCGTATGCCAGGCACCGATGGCCTCACACTGCTGAAAGGCTTACAGCAAGATCACCCGACCTTACCTGTTATCATCATGACAGCCCATTCTGATCTGGATGCGGCGGTCAATGCCTACCAAGAAGGCGCCTTTGAATACCTCCCTAAGCCTTTTGATATTGATGAAACTGTCAGTTTGGTTGAGCGTGCCGTCAGCCACAGCCAAGAACAAAAACGTCAGCAACCCGAACAAGTGCTCAAACCCGCGCCTGAAATCATCGGCGAAGCACCAGCGATGCAAGAAGTCTTTCGCGCTATCGGTCGCTTATCCCGCTCATCGATTTCAGTGCTGATCAACGGTGAATCAGGCACAGGTAAAGAGTTGGTCGCGCACGCGCTGCACCGCCATAGCCCAAGAAAAAATAACGCCTTCATCGCCTTAAACATGGCAGCTATTCCGAAAGATCTCATTGAATCAGAGCTATTTGGTCACGAAAAAGGCGCCTTCACAGGAGCAAACAGCGTACGCCAAGGTCGCTTTGAGCAAGCCAATGGCGGCACACTTTTTCTGGATGAAATTGGCGATATGCCACTCGACATCCAAACCCGTTTGTTACGCGTATTAGCCGATGGGCAGTTTTATCGGGTCGGTGGTCACTCTCCCGTGAATGTGGATGTACGGATCATTGCGGCAACTCACCAGCACCTTGAACGCCTTGTCGCCGAGGGGGATTTTCGCGAGGATTTATTCCACCGCCTCAATGTTATTCGTGTACACTTGCCCGCTCTCAAAGATCGTCGCCAAGATATCCCGCAGCTCACCCAGCATTTCTTACAACGTGCTTCAGATGAATTAGCCGTTGAGATGAAAACCCTGCATCCCAGTACTGAAGTGATACTGTCCGATTTAGATTGGCCGGGAAATGTACGTCAATTAGAAAATACCTGTCGCTGGCTCACTGTCATGGCCAGCGGTAAAGAAATTCTACCCGCGGATCTGCCACCTGAATTGAGTCAACCAACAACGGCGGTACAAACGGGCGATCAGCCTGATTGGCACCACGCACTGGCAAACTGGGCAAAAGACGCATTGAGTCACGGTGAGCATGACTTACTCAGCGAAGCCTTACCGGCCTTTGAAAAGATTTTACTCGATACCGCATTGGCACATACCCATGGCCATAAACAAGAAGCCGCCAAGCTACTCGGCTGGGGACGTAATACCCTGACACGGAAACTCAAAGAGCTGGATATTCACTAG
- a CDS encoding bifunctional diguanylate cyclase/phosphodiesterase has product MIRLPTLTLRTAVMLPFTLILLLTVGVIAIAQHNSYERMLSEVSNKLLSSYTKNISNDLNLFLGDPFKTNQTLADSIQRHRLYQPPTLTVLEGYLYDAISSIYISQEQINTIAFASEDKYLVGYRKEKDHQYSLLLKDQRTAKDLYIFDGNSYHHPTSHKIKNYNPLERPWYAPFANSLQAGWSDVYTNMDENQTLTISAASPVMQHNRLIGVTVTDINLNHINDFLANDARSTTGTTYILDDKGLLVATSENQKILSSAFKRLHPSNSTSPLIAASGQYIQNHQLNRLNRSTGFSFSYKDARYFGRITPYKDEYNLNWSIVVTTAETDLLGQLPQQQMMGLIAALILGGGALLIGLSVLGQVTRPITEIAEASKKLTESHWEIPVRETVSLKETQLLINSIKSMSHRLQQSFNSLRKHVLFDSLTGLLSQQGLVENTSKLRVGSEAGLVLIGLKSFRNINDSLGHINGDQLLVQIATRFQQVVPSNIQLSRVGRDEFALFSQHITTTEQIEQLAKHALEMFHRPFMIDGIDVMLRARAGTVSGPLPENGINEWIRNASLALSEAKQHEYPLYCHYQARMMTASIEQTRLTAELKHAIDNHEFEVYYQPIIDLHRNLICGAEALVRWNSPSRGLVPPIKFIPLAEDSGMIIEIGHQILYQACQQTYQQIQAGDWPHDFSLHVNLSVCQLLQAGFIEQLEVVLEKTQLPPANLTLEVTESRLVSQPLLTTHVLNQIQALGIHIAIDDFGTGYSSLAYLTQLPFNSLKIDRSFVNQMMATDNYSAVVAAIITMAKNFQADTVAEGVETAEQEAKLKALGCRYAQGFYYAKPQPLSEWSTEMVNKPTNNHQLAEYQQ; this is encoded by the coding sequence ATGATACGCCTTCCTACGCTGACACTTCGCACTGCGGTGATGTTACCTTTTACTTTGATCCTACTCTTAACCGTAGGCGTCATTGCAATCGCGCAGCATAATAGTTACGAGCGTATGTTGTCAGAAGTCAGTAACAAGCTCTTATCGTCGTACACCAAAAATATCAGTAACGATTTAAATTTGTTTCTGGGTGACCCGTTTAAAACCAATCAAACCTTAGCCGACAGCATCCAACGGCACCGTTTATATCAACCACCGACCCTGACAGTGCTTGAAGGCTATTTATACGACGCCATTTCTTCCATTTACATCAGCCAAGAACAAATCAACACCATCGCGTTTGCCAGTGAAGATAAATACCTCGTTGGCTATCGCAAAGAAAAAGACCACCAGTACTCGTTACTACTGAAAGATCAGCGTACCGCCAAAGATTTATATATCTTTGATGGTAATAGCTACCACCACCCGACCAGCCATAAAATCAAAAATTACAACCCACTAGAGCGCCCTTGGTATGCCCCCTTTGCCAACAGCCTTCAAGCTGGTTGGTCTGATGTTTATACCAATATGGATGAGAATCAAACTCTGACCATTTCTGCTGCATCCCCTGTCATGCAGCATAATCGTCTTATTGGCGTCACAGTCACCGATATTAATCTCAACCACATCAATGATTTTCTTGCCAACGATGCACGTTCAACCACGGGCACAACCTACATTCTGGATGATAAAGGTCTATTGGTCGCCACATCAGAAAATCAAAAAATATTAAGCAGCGCCTTCAAACGGCTACATCCCTCAAACAGCACCTCTCCCCTCATCGCGGCAAGTGGCCAGTATATTCAGAACCATCAACTTAATAGGCTAAATCGCAGTACAGGCTTCTCTTTTTCGTACAAGGATGCACGCTATTTCGGTCGCATTACGCCTTACAAAGATGAATACAATTTGAATTGGTCGATCGTGGTCACTACCGCAGAAACTGATTTATTGGGACAGCTGCCACAGCAACAAATGATGGGATTGATTGCCGCCTTAATTCTCGGTGGTGGCGCCCTCTTAATTGGCTTGTCGGTATTAGGGCAAGTCACCCGCCCTATTACAGAGATCGCAGAGGCATCGAAAAAGCTCACTGAAAGTCACTGGGAAATTCCTGTCCGAGAAACAGTATCACTCAAAGAAACTCAGCTACTGATCAACTCCATTAAATCAATGTCTCACCGCTTACAGCAATCCTTTAACTCACTAAGAAAACATGTGTTATTTGATAGCTTAACTGGGCTATTGAGTCAGCAAGGTTTAGTCGAAAACACCAGTAAACTACGTGTAGGCAGCGAAGCTGGGTTAGTGCTTATTGGCTTGAAATCATTTAGAAATATTAACGATAGCTTGGGTCACATCAATGGCGATCAGTTGCTGGTACAAATTGCGACCCGCTTCCAACAGGTCGTGCCAAGCAATATCCAACTAAGCCGTGTGGGTCGCGATGAATTTGCACTATTTAGCCAGCACATCACCACAACGGAACAAATTGAGCAACTGGCAAAACACGCCTTAGAAATGTTCCACCGTCCTTTCATGATCGATGGTATTGATGTCATGCTACGTGCACGAGCAGGCACAGTGTCTGGGCCCTTGCCTGAAAATGGCATCAATGAATGGATTCGTAATGCCAGCTTGGCACTCAGTGAAGCCAAACAACACGAGTATCCACTGTATTGCCATTACCAAGCTCGCATGATGACAGCATCCATTGAGCAAACTCGATTAACCGCAGAGCTCAAGCACGCTATCGACAACCATGAGTTCGAGGTGTACTACCAGCCAATCATCGACTTACACCGCAATCTAATCTGTGGTGCTGAGGCTTTAGTTCGCTGGAATAGCCCGAGTCGTGGCTTAGTACCACCGATTAAATTTATTCCGCTTGCTGAAGATAGCGGCATGATCATCGAGATAGGTCATCAAATTTTGTACCAAGCTTGCCAGCAAACTTACCAACAAATTCAAGCTGGTGATTGGCCTCACGACTTCTCCTTGCATGTCAATTTATCGGTCTGCCAATTGCTACAAGCAGGCTTTATTGAACAACTTGAAGTGGTATTAGAAAAGACTCAGCTCCCCCCCGCGAACCTGACACTCGAAGTCACTGAGTCACGCTTAGTCAGCCAGCCGTTACTGACCACCCATGTATTAAATCAAATTCAAGCATTAGGGATCCATATTGCCATTGACGATTTTGGCACGGGTTATTCATCGTTGGCGTACCTGACCCAATTACCCTTTAACAGCCTTAAAATAGACCGTTCATTTGTTAATCAAATGATGGCAACAGACAATTACAGCGCTGTGGTGGCTGCCATTATTACTATGGCGAAAAACTTCCAAGCAGACACAGTGGCGGAAGGGGTAGAAACAGCCGAGCAAGAAGCCAAACTCAAAGCCTTAGGTTGTCGCTATGCGCAAGGCTTTTACTATGCCAAACCTCAACCATTGAGCGAATGGTCAACAGAAATGGTAAACAAACCAACAAACAATCATCAGTTAGCTGAATATCAGCAATGA